In Tistrella bauzanensis, one genomic interval encodes:
- a CDS encoding sulfurtransferase TusA family protein, which translates to MKPSADRFLDVTHHVCPMTFVKTKLMIGKMSAGEIGEVRLNGGEPLENVPRSVVELGHQIVALNEEAGSPGVWRLLFKVRG; encoded by the coding sequence ATGAAACCAAGTGCAGATCGCTTTCTCGACGTCACGCATCATGTCTGCCCGATGACGTTTGTCAAAACAAAATTAATGATCGGGAAGATGTCTGCGGGCGAAATTGGCGAAGTCCGCTTGAATGGCGGCGAGCCGTTGGAAAACGTACCTCGCTCCGTCGTGGAACTGGGCCATCAGATCGTGGCGCTGAACGAGGAAGCCGGCAGCCCCGGCGTCTGGCGGCTGCTGTTCAAGGTCAGGGGATGA
- a CDS encoding MucR family transcriptional regulator, whose translation MAENPSPLDLLSLTAQIVSSHVANNTVSAGELPQLIGEVYQSLAGLGREPEPREEEQRPTPAVAIRKSVHDEYIICLEDGKKLKMLKRHLKTAYDMTPEEYRRRWGLADDYPMVAPGYARQRSDLAKRIGLGRRGRGDQD comes from the coding sequence ATGGCCGAAAATCCGAGCCCGCTCGATCTTCTCTCGCTGACGGCACAGATCGTGTCGTCGCATGTCGCGAACAATACCGTGTCGGCCGGCGAACTGCCCCAGCTGATCGGCGAGGTCTATCAGAGCCTCGCCGGGCTCGGCCGCGAGCCGGAGCCGCGCGAGGAAGAGCAGCGGCCGACGCCCGCCGTCGCGATCCGCAAGTCGGTGCATGACGAGTACATCATCTGCCTTGAGGACGGCAAGAAGCTGAAAATGCTGAAGCGCCATCTCAAGACCGCCTATGACATGACGCCGGAAGAGTATCGGCGCCGCTGGGGCCTGGCCGACGACTATCCGATGGTCGCCCCCGGCTATGCCCGCCAGCGCAGCGACCTGGCCAAGCGCATCGGCCTTGGTCGTCGCGGCCGCGGCGATCAGGACTGA
- a CDS encoding Fur family transcriptional regulator: MSRLERLCLDKGLKMTDQRRVIARVLSEADDHPDAEELHRRASAIDPRISIATVYRTVRLFEEATILERHDFGDGRARYETIPEEHHDHLIDMRNGTVIEFQNTEIERLQQEIARKLGYRLVDHRLELYGIPLDQPLDDGSDKGSA; this comes from the coding sequence ATGTCGCGACTGGAGCGTCTGTGTCTCGATAAGGGTCTGAAGATGACCGACCAGCGCCGGGTGATCGCCCGCGTGCTGTCGGAAGCCGATGACCACCCGGATGCCGAAGAACTGCACCGCCGTGCCAGTGCCATCGATCCCCGCATCAGCATCGCCACCGTCTATCGGACGGTGCGGCTGTTCGAGGAGGCGACCATTCTGGAACGGCATGATTTCGGCGACGGTCGAGCGCGCTATGAAACCATTCCCGAAGAGCATCACGATCACCTGATCGACATGCGCAACGGAACCGTGATCGAATTCCAGAACACCGAGATCGAGCGTCTCCAGCAGGAGATCGCCCGCAAGCTCGGCTATCGCCTGGTCGATCATCGTCTGGAACTTTACGGTATCCCGTTGGACCAGCCCTTGGACGACGGCTCGGACAAGGGATCGGCCTGA
- a CDS encoding GNAT family N-acetyltransferase, with product MTAILNPDLGLRSGNLRVCLADGADDIEAAQRLRYHVFYEERHAKPSPEMAAAKRDLDAFDDVCDHLLVIDDAHPSGRPTVVGTYRLLRRSAADVHGRFYTADEFDISPLLSVDGEVLELGRSCVAAEYRNRATMQLLWRGIALYLEHYDIQLMFGCASLDGTDIDTLKTQLAYLYHHHLAPEALRPVAVPERYVSMDLVAKDDLPVARALAQLPPLVKGYLRLGGFVGDGAVVDKQFNTTDICMIVKSDLITGRYRDRYEGGSGRVRPKVGDEGV from the coding sequence ATGACCGCCATTCTCAACCCCGACCTCGGCCTTCGTTCCGGCAATCTGCGGGTCTGCCTCGCGGATGGCGCCGACGACATCGAGGCGGCCCAGCGCCTGCGCTATCACGTCTTCTACGAAGAGCGTCACGCCAAGCCCAGCCCGGAAATGGCCGCGGCCAAGCGCGATCTCGATGCGTTCGACGACGTCTGCGACCATCTGCTGGTGATCGACGATGCGCATCCGAGCGGCCGGCCGACGGTGGTCGGCACCTACCGGCTGCTGCGCCGGTCGGCCGCCGATGTCCATGGCCGCTTCTATACCGCCGACGAATTCGACATCAGCCCGCTGCTGTCGGTGGATGGCGAAGTGCTGGAACTCGGCCGGTCCTGCGTTGCCGCCGAATACCGCAACCGGGCGACCATGCAGTTGCTGTGGCGCGGCATCGCGCTGTATCTTGAGCATTACGACATCCAGCTGATGTTCGGCTGCGCCAGCCTGGACGGCACCGACATCGACACGTTGAAGACCCAGCTTGCCTATCTCTATCACCACCACTTGGCGCCCGAGGCGCTGCGGCCGGTGGCGGTGCCGGAACGCTATGTCTCGATGGATCTGGTGGCGAAGGACGATCTGCCGGTGGCCCGCGCGCTGGCCCAACTGCCGCCGCTGGTGAAGGGCTATCTGCGGCTGGGCGGTTTCGTGGGCGACGGCGCCGTGGTCGACAAGCAGTTCAACACCACCGACATCTGCATGATCGTCAAGAGCGACCTGATCACCGGCCGGTATCGCGACCGCTATGAGGGCGGCTCGGGCCGGGTGCGGCCGAAGGTCGGCGACGAGGGCGTATGA
- a CDS encoding lysophospholipid acyltransferase family protein produces the protein MTGWFRAALLLPIYLALTAALIPVQALLVALKLSAANRFPRFYHRLTCRLMGFDIDIVGTPVRDHPALFISNHTSYLDISILGAVINGSFIAKSEVADWPLYGLLAKLQRTVFVQRQRSRTAEQADEVAKRLEAGDRLILFPEGTSNDGLRVLPFRTAFFSVADRRPRGRALVVQPVSLAYTHVRGMPMGRRLRPAYAWYGDMDLAGHLWNALTLGPARVELIFHPPVTIDDFRDRKALARHCEQAVSAGVAQALAGRSTAALALIGQALAQRGPAVEGGAIEVAEEDEPLDPQEIDAADPDEIAAHAAAAGPGPEAGVR, from the coding sequence ATGACCGGCTGGTTCCGCGCAGCCCTGCTGCTGCCGATCTATCTTGCGCTGACGGCGGCGCTGATCCCCGTGCAGGCGCTGCTGGTGGCGTTGAAGCTGTCGGCGGCCAACCGGTTTCCGCGGTTCTATCACCGCCTGACCTGCCGGTTGATGGGCTTCGACATCGATATCGTCGGCACCCCGGTGCGCGACCATCCGGCGCTGTTCATCTCTAATCACACGTCATATCTGGACATCTCGATCCTGGGGGCGGTGATCAACGGTTCGTTCATCGCCAAGAGCGAGGTGGCGGACTGGCCGCTCTATGGTCTGCTGGCCAAGCTGCAGCGCACGGTTTTCGTGCAGCGCCAGCGCAGCCGCACGGCCGAGCAGGCCGATGAGGTGGCGAAGCGGCTGGAGGCCGGCGACCGGCTGATCCTGTTTCCCGAAGGCACCAGCAATGACGGTCTGCGGGTGCTGCCCTTCCGCACCGCGTTCTTCTCGGTCGCCGACCGGCGGCCGCGTGGCCGGGCGCTGGTGGTGCAGCCGGTGTCGCTGGCCTATACCCATGTCCGCGGCATGCCGATGGGCCGCCGGCTGCGTCCGGCCTATGCCTGGTATGGCGACATGGATCTGGCGGGACATCTGTGGAATGCGCTGACCCTGGGCCCGGCGCGGGTGGAACTGATCTTTCACCCGCCGGTTACGATCGATGATTTCCGCGACCGCAAGGCCCTGGCGCGGCACTGCGAACAGGCGGTGTCGGCAGGCGTGGCACAGGCGCTTGCCGGACGGTCGACCGCGGCGCTGGCCCTGATCGGTCAGGCCCTGGCCCAGCGCGGCCCGGCGGTGGAAGGCGGCGCGATCGAAGTGGCGGAAGAGGACGAGCCGCTGGACCCGCAGGAAATCGACGCAGCCGATCCCGACGAGATCGCGGCCCATGCCGCCGCAGCCGGACCCGGCCCGGAGGCGGGTGTCCGGTGA
- the miaB gene encoding tRNA (N6-isopentenyl adenosine(37)-C2)-methylthiotransferase MiaB gives MTKKLYIKTYGCQMNVYDSERMSDVLAAQGFSSTEVAEDADLVILNTCHIREKAAEKVYSDLGRLRAAGGPDGRLIAVGGCVAQAEGAEIRARAPFVDIVFGPQTYHRLADMVERATRGQAVVETDFPTEAKFDHLPGATPGRHGHTAFVAVQEGCDKFCTFCVVPYTRGAEYSRPAQAILDEIRALAAQGVREVTLLGQNVNAYHGAAPAASGGGAGGSDGDWTLARLARAIAAIDGIARIRYTTSHPRDMGGDLILAHRDVPELMPYLHLPVQSGSDRVLKAMNRKHTVADYLKVIDRLRTVRPDMAMSGDFIVGFPGETDADFEATLQLVERVDYASAYSFKYSPRPGTPAAELGDQVPEDVKSERLHRLQDLLSAQQRGFNARMVGRRLPVLLERPGRHAGQMVGRSPYMQAVVVEAPADAAGRMVEVDIDAVNSFSLNGRIAGGEWSPQPLYPASPTVAATPVAGSGL, from the coding sequence GTGACGAAGAAGCTGTATATCAAGACCTATGGCTGCCAGATGAATGTCTATGACAGCGAGCGCATGTCTGATGTTCTGGCCGCCCAGGGCTTTTCGTCGACCGAGGTGGCGGAAGACGCGGATCTGGTGATCCTGAACACCTGCCATATCCGCGAAAAGGCGGCGGAGAAGGTCTATTCCGATCTGGGGCGGCTGCGCGCGGCCGGCGGGCCCGATGGCCGGCTGATCGCGGTGGGCGGTTGTGTGGCCCAGGCCGAGGGTGCAGAAATCCGCGCCCGCGCGCCATTCGTCGACATCGTCTTCGGACCGCAGACCTATCATCGGCTGGCCGACATGGTGGAACGCGCCACCCGTGGCCAGGCGGTGGTCGAGACCGATTTCCCGACCGAGGCCAAGTTCGATCACCTGCCGGGCGCCACACCTGGCCGCCACGGCCATACCGCCTTCGTGGCGGTGCAGGAGGGCTGCGATAAGTTCTGCACCTTCTGCGTGGTGCCCTATACCCGTGGCGCCGAATACAGCCGTCCGGCGCAGGCGATCCTGGACGAGATCCGGGCGCTGGCGGCGCAGGGCGTGCGCGAGGTCACGCTGCTGGGCCAGAACGTCAATGCCTATCACGGCGCCGCTCCGGCGGCGTCGGGCGGCGGTGCGGGTGGTTCCGATGGAGACTGGACGCTGGCGCGGTTGGCGCGTGCGATTGCCGCGATCGATGGCATCGCCCGCATCCGCTATACCACCTCGCATCCGCGCGACATGGGCGGAGACCTGATTCTGGCCCATCGTGACGTGCCCGAGCTGATGCCCTATCTGCATCTGCCGGTGCAGTCGGGATCGGACCGCGTTCTGAAGGCGATGAACCGCAAGCACACCGTGGCGGATTATCTGAAGGTCATCGACCGGCTGCGGACGGTGCGCCCCGACATGGCGATGTCGGGGGATTTCATCGTCGGCTTCCCCGGCGAGACCGATGCCGATTTCGAGGCGACCCTGCAACTGGTGGAACGGGTGGATTACGCCTCGGCCTATTCGTTCAAATACAGCCCGCGCCCCGGCACCCCGGCCGCCGAACTGGGCGATCAGGTGCCAGAGGACGTGAAGTCGGAGCGATTGCACCGGCTGCAGGATCTGCTGTCGGCGCAGCAGCGCGGCTTCAATGCCCGCATGGTGGGCCGGCGGCTGCCGGTGCTGCTGGAACGGCCCGGCCGCCATGCCGGACAGATGGTCGGCCGCTCGCCCTATATGCAGGCGGTCGTGGTGGAGGCGCCCGCGGATGCCGCGGGCCGGATGGTGGAGGTCGACATCGACGCGGTCAATTCCTTCAGCCTGAACGGGCGCATCGCCGGCGGCGAGTGGTCGCCACAGCCCCTGTATCCGGCATCGCCGACCGTTGCCGCCACCCCTGTCGCCGGTTCCGGCCTTTGA